The Eremothecium gossypii ATCC 10895 chromosome VII, complete sequence nucleotide sequence CGAGCTGGGACTTCTCCAGACACAATGCCAGGGAGCGCAGAGCGCTGCTGGAATGAACGGAAGGTAACAACGGTATGAACGTATGCCAGTAGAATTGATAGCCCGCTGTGGAGCAGATGCACGCCGCTGGGAGGCACTTGCTGCGCTTGAATTGATGACAAATATTCAAAGGAGCACAAGCTGCAACTCTTCAAGGCATTGTACCTGCACACCCAAGAATGGCGCGTGTCCCCATGAGCCGCTTTCACGACCGTGTACACAGTGCCACTTCCGAAGTTCAATGCCTATTTCAATTGCTAGTTTCGGGGGATGCTGCAAGTTCTCCGTAGCATGGTAGGCTCCTCGCCGATGCATAAACAGACGACGTAAAGCGCTTGGCGGTATTCCGTGCGCCTTGGCAACATTCTGTGTGCCAGCATGGCTGCCAAACCCAGACCTGCGCTTCTCTTGCGTATTGCTCAACATTCTAGGACCCCAGCTACATGCGCCACTCTTCCGGAATATGTGCCAGCCTGTTTCCCCCTGTCGCACGGAGTGTGGTCGGTGTGCTGGCATGTAGCTTCCATAATCCCGATACCCCGTCCAGTGCAGGCTCTTCGGACGCGCTGGCAACCAGCAGTCGCGTGGAGAGCTGTACATAGGATTCCCCTTGCTGCGCACGGCCTGCGTCACAAATGACGGTGCTGGTTCGTGCCATATAGCGTTCCTGACATGTTCCAGAGGCACTGGACCGGTGCAACGCGCCACTGATCAGAGCTGGTAGGTGCGCTGGGCTTGGCCCACCTGTTATCGATCCGCCGGTTGCACGGGAGGGCGAGCAGCGGCAATGCAGCGCTTCCGGAGGCTGGTCCCAAATAAGTGCCTACAAGCCCATGGCATATACCTAATCCCGTCCAGCAACCATTCTTGCACATAATCTTGCACACGACCGACCAGGGGAGATACCGAAGCGGTCAGTTTTGAGTCGTAGTGCCTTCTATGTGATCAGAGGAGCCTGAATTTAGGGATCCGAGCCCACGCGCCAAGATCACTAAGGCAACTGTTGAAGTTATTGCGCTGGCTGCTGGTCGCACAGCATGCCCACCACCCAGAACACACAAAACTACATAACGGAGCGTCTCCGCTCAGTCCGAGTAGTGCTAGAGCTCTAGTTATAATCCACGAGCTACCTCTCACTCGAACTATCTGGCCACGTGATATACCTCTTATGTCGACCGTAGCGGAAATGGCCCACCCCCCCGGATGAAGACCCGTCCACACGTTGGAACTGAGCATGCCAACCGCCAGTGTGGCAGCCGATGCACACTTACTGAGGTTTACCGGAGCTTGCAGGACTTTTCTCAAGATTTTGTCCAATCCTATATTTTAAAGATCGAAGGCCGGCGGCAGGTTGCGGACAGAAACAAGATAGTAGTACTGCACAAACGGTAGCTGTGCCAGAGGTAAAAGCTATGCGAGTGCCCTTGTTGATGGAAAATGGCTCGTACGAGATCAAGTTCGGGCCTGCCAATTTAGAGACGCCATACAGAGCGCGCAACTGCCTCACCCGGGATCGTTATGGGCGATACCACCTGTCCAACCAGATGGACCAGATACGGGACATATCGCACTGCCATATCCGCAGGCCCTCCGAGCTGGGGCAGCTGATTTCTTGGGAGCTGGAGGAACAGATATGGGACTACTGTCTCTTCAACCCCGACGAGTTTGGATGGGAGCTCAAGGACAGCAAGGATGTGGACCTAATCGCCAGCGAGACATGCATGACCATTCCCGAGATCTCCAAGAACATGGACCAGGTCGTGTTTGAGGAGTACGAGTTTGGGTCGATGATGAAGTGCCCGGTAGCGCAGTTTGTGCCATTCGACCGCGCACGGGACTACGACATAGTCGGTGGGGCGGGGGAGGTAGTCGAGGCCAAGAGCGGGTACAACAACTTTCAACTGGTAGTCGACTCGGGCTTCAACTGCACATGGGTCATGCCTGTTATAAAGGGCGTGCCGTACTACAAGGCAACCAAAAAGCTGGACATCGGGGGCCGCTTTCTCAATGGCCTGCTCAAGGAGACGATCTCCTTCCGCCACTACAACGTGATGGATGAGACGATACTGATCAACAACATCAAAGAGCAGTGCTGCTTCATGCCGCCCGTCTCATACTTCGACAGCTTCCAGCGCAAGGAAGAAACTCGCGTCGAGTACATTCTGCCCGACTTCCAGACCAGCCTCATAGGCTATGTGCGCCAGCCGAAACAAGCCATACCCAAGACCTCCCAGATCCTGCGACTGGAGGACGAGCTCTTTACTGTGCCGGAGACCTTTTTCCACCCGGAAATATCCAACATTCTCAAGCCAGGTCTTGTTGAAACCATCCTCGAGTGCGTCTCTATGGTACCAGAGGTCCTCCGGCCGCTGCTCGTCAGCAACATCGTCGCCGTGGGTGGCAACTTCAATATTGCAAACTTCGCGACCCGCCTCGCCACTGAACTACAGCGCCAGTGTCCCACCGACTGGAAGGTCCGAGTCCACCAGCCAAAGCTTGATGCGGCGCTACAAGGATGGAAAAGCATGCGACAGTTCAGCCAGACAGACTCTTACAAGAACAGTCGAGTCACACGCTCCGAGTATCTGGAACACGGCGCAGACTGGTGCACGAAGCATAGGTTCGGTTACGAGCAATGGATATAGCTTTCCACACGCCACTGGCGTGCCGCAGTCCCGCTTGCCCCACTACTAAATTAACTGTAATAACACAGCCTATTTTAGGCGTGGCTTTGGAATGTTGTGGTACACCTTATAGCGCACGTAAACATGAAAAGAATGTATGTTGCATAGACCTGTCTGTGATTGCCCCTGTTAGAACTTACACAGGCGCCTTCGCGATGAGAATACAAGTTCGTGCAGAGACAAATACGTGCGATTTTTCACATAATTAACAACTTATATAACTTATTGCCGGACCACCAGATGTCTGCGGCCGAGATGAAGCAGTATTACGTTGGTGTAGACGTCGGTACGGAATTTGCACGGGCATGTATCATTGACAAAAGTGGTGCTATACTCGCAACGACGCAAAATCCCATTTCAAGGAGTCAGCCCAAGCATGACCATATTACCCAATCGTCGAGCGAAATATGGGGGGCCGTCTGCAAGAGCGTTAGAGCGGCGGTGGCGGAGAGCCAGGTAGCCGTGGACGAGGTTGCAGGTATCAACTTTGACGCTACATGCTCGTTGGTGGTGCTGGATGAAGATTCAGATGGCGAGGTTGCAGTGGGGCCTGATTTCAGCGATAATCGGCAGAACGTGATCCTGTGGATGGACCACAGGGCTGTTGCGGAGGCGTCCGAGATCAATTCCACGGGACATAGCGTGCTGCGGTACGTGGGGGGCAAAATGTCGGTGGAGATGCAAATGCCCAAGATAAAATGGCTGCAGCGGCATATGCCGCGCGGAGAGTTCGCCAAATGTAAGTTCTACGACCTGCCCGACTTTCTTACCTACCAAGCGACGGGCATTGAAAGCAGGAGCTTCTGCTCGACGGTTTGCAAAATGGGGCTGGTACCTAACGGCGTAGACAGCTCCACGAGTGGCTGGTCACGGGAGTTTCTGGAGCAGATAGGGCTGGAGGAGCTGTGTGAGGACGGCTTCCGCAGACTCGGGGGCGCGCTCGACGAGCCGGGCAGCGAGTTCAGAAGCGCCGGGGAACCTGTAGGGTTGCTTTCAGAAGCCGCTGCCGCGAGTCTGGGCTTAACTCCTCGGTGTGTGGTGGGGTCGGGCGTGATCGATGCGTATGCCGGTTGGGTGGGTACCGTTGGCGCATCTCCGGACGGCGCACGCGAGTCAGGTGGCGTCGAGGAGCTGGCAGGGCGCCTTGCCGCCGTCGCGGGCACCTCCACATGTCTCATTATGCTCTCCCAGACGCCACACTTTGTTGAGGGTGTATGGGGGCCCTACCGGGATGTTTTGGCGCGCGGATATTGGTGTACGGAGGGGGGGCAGAGTTGCACCGGAGCGCTTCTGGCCCATACCCTCCACACGCACCCTGCGTATACTGAGCTTCACCAGGCTGCGCAGCAACGGGGACTGACGGACTTCGACTACATCAACTGGCGGCTCGATAAGCTTCGAGCGGAGAGCGGTGCTCGGTCAATTCGTGCACTTGCCAAACATCGCTTCCTGTATGGGGACTACCATGGCAACCGATCGCCA carries:
- a CDS encoding AGR090Cp (NOHBY737; No homolog in Saccharomyces cerevisiae), with product MYSSPRDCWLPARPKSLHWTGYRDYGSYMPAHRPHSVRQGETGWHIFRKSGACSWGPRMLSNTQEKRRSGFGSHAGTQNVAKAHGIPPSALRRLFMHRRGAYHATENLQHPPKLAIEIGIELRKWHCVHGRESGSWGHAPFLGVQVQCLEELQLVLL
- the ARP6 gene encoding Arp6p (Syntenic homolog of Saccharomyces cerevisiae YLR085C (ARP6)), yielding MRVPLLMENGSYEIKFGPANLETPYRARNCLTRDRYGRYHLSNQMDQIRDISHCHIRRPSELGQLISWELEEQIWDYCLFNPDEFGWELKDSKDVDLIASETCMTIPEISKNMDQVVFEEYEFGSMMKCPVAQFVPFDRARDYDIVGGAGEVVEAKSGYNNFQLVVDSGFNCTWVMPVIKGVPYYKATKKLDIGGRFLNGLLKETISFRHYNVMDETILINNIKEQCCFMPPVSYFDSFQRKEETRVEYILPDFQTSLIGYVRQPKQAIPKTSQILRLEDELFTVPETFFHPEISNILKPGLVETILECVSMVPEVLRPLLVSNIVAVGGNFNIANFATRLATELQRQCPTDWKVRVHQPKLDAALQGWKSMRQFSQTDSYKNSRVTRSEYLEHGADWCTKHRFGYEQWI
- a CDS encoding putative phosphotransferase (Syntenic homolog of Saccharomyces cerevisiae YDR109C and Non-syntenic homolog of Saccharomyces cerevisiae YNL249C (MPA43)), with the protein product MSAAEMKQYYVGVDVGTEFARACIIDKSGAILATTQNPISRSQPKHDHITQSSSEIWGAVCKSVRAAVAESQVAVDEVAGINFDATCSLVVLDEDSDGEVAVGPDFSDNRQNVILWMDHRAVAEASEINSTGHSVLRYVGGKMSVEMQMPKIKWLQRHMPRGEFAKCKFYDLPDFLTYQATGIESRSFCSTVCKMGLVPNGVDSSTSGWSREFLEQIGLEELCEDGFRRLGGALDEPGSEFRSAGEPVGLLSEAAAASLGLTPRCVVGSGVIDAYAGWVGTVGASPDGARESGGVEELAGRLAAVAGTSTCLIMLSQTPHFVEGVWGPYRDVLARGYWCTEGGQSCTGALLAHTLHTHPAYTELHQAAQQRGLTDFDYINWRLDKLRAESGARSIRALAKHRFLYGDYHGNRSPLADPSMRAAMVGLSMDVSQDDLALAVLTAFEFIALQARHILDHMAAAGLHVDTVYLSGGQARNPLLTQLLADAVRRPVVTPRHVGAAVVFGSALLAAAAVENYLANTNATASSILPSSASRAPMHRLWQIMSRLTVPGNVVSPSPDADPDIRLLEAKYKVFLEMAEAQKLYRKLVDDVENTP